TTGGCCGAGTCGTCGTTACCGGGAATCACGTAGTCGATGCCGTCGGGGTTGTGGTTGGTATCCACCACGCCGATCAGCGGAATGCCCAGCTTTTGCGCTTCGGACACGGCAATCTTGTGGAAACCCACGTCGATCACGAAGATCGCATCGGGCAGGACGTTCATGTCCTGGATGCCGCCGATGTCGCGCTCGAGTTTCTGCATTTCGCGCGAGAACATCAGCTGCTCTTTCTTGCTCATGCTTTCCAGACCGGCTTCCTGCTGAGCCTTCATGTCCTTCAGGCGCTTGATGGAAGTCTTCACCGTCTTGAAGTTGGTCAGCATGCCGCCCAGCCAGCGCTGCTCGACATAGGGCATGCCACAGCGGCGGGCTTCTTCAGCGACGATTTCGCGGGCCTGGCGCTTGGTACCAACAAACAGAATCGTGCCGCGCTTGGCTGCCAACTGCTTGGCCACCTTCTGCGCGTCCTGGAACATCGGCAGCGATTTTTCCAGGTTGATGATGTGGATCTTGTTGCGATGGCCGAAAATGTACGGGGCCATCTTGGGGTTCCAGAAGCGCGTTTGGTGACCGAAGTGGACACCGGCTTCCAGCATTTCACGCATGGTGACGGACATAGGAATACCTTCTCAAGGTTGGATCTAAAAGCCAGCCCGCAGATCACCGGATTCGGCCAAGAACGGCCGGCGGGCGACACCTCGTGGGGCTGGTTTGCGATTTGTTCTGCCGCTTGCAGCGCCAAGGCGGCGCCATTCAGCAAAACCGCAGGATTCTAGCACGCCAGCACCCATGTGCGGGGCCATTAGGCCTTCGGCGCCGCCGTGATCTTCGCCCCGCCAGGCGCACACCTGGCCCGAATATCTCTATGATTCGCGCCGCGGTGGCGATCGGCCGCCCCTCACTTGTCTCAGTCCGCGGTTATTCACCGCAGTGCCCTCCCCCATGAAAATCGCGATTCTTGGCGCCGGTATCGTTGGTGTCGCCACGGCGTATGAGCTGGCGTGCGACGGCCACGAGGTGACCGTGGTCGAGCGGCACGCGAGCGTGGCCGAAGGCGCCAGCTTCGCCAACGCCGGCGTGCTTGCGCCCGGGTATGTCACGCCCTGGGCCGCCCCCGGCATGCCGGGCAAGGTGCTGCGCCAGCTGCTGACCAAGCACGCCTCGGTGCGCGTGAGCCGCCCCCTGTCGGGCGGTGACATCGCCTGGATGCGCCGCTGGCTGCGCGCCTGCGATGCCGACACCTACCTGGCCAACCGTGCGCGCCTGCAGCGCCTGGCGTTCTACAGCCGCCAGCGGCTGAACGAGGTGGCTGGGCGTATGGCCTACGACTTCGACCGCAGCAACGGCTACATGGTGCTGCTGCGCGGCGACCAGGAGCGCGAAATGGCGCAGCCGGGCATGGCGCTGCTGCGCGAGCTGGGGGTGGCCTTTCACGAAATCACCGGCGCCGAAGCGCGCCAGATCGAACCCGCGCTGAACCCCGACACCCCGCTGGCCGCCGCCATTTTTCTGCCCGAAGACGGCGTGGGCAATTGCCGCCAGTTTGCCGTCATCCTGCGCGATGCGGCGCAGCAGATGGGCGTGAATTTTTCGTTCAATACGCCTGTAGCGCGCATTGATACAGCGCAACCAGCTACCATTTACGTAGCAAACGACCCCACCGCGCACCACTTTGACGCGCTGGTCGTGTGCGCGGGCGTGCAGTCGCCCGAACTGCTGGCGCCCCTGGGCATTCGCCTGCCGATGCGCCCGGTGTATGGCTATTCCGTGAGCGCGCACGTGCCAGAACCTGTTTTCGCCCCGCGCAGCGGTGTGATGGACGAGCGCTACAAGGTCGCCATCAGCCGCATGGGCCAGCGCGTGCGCGTGGCGGGCTCTGCTGAGATCGGCGGCACGCCGGACGCGACGAACCAGCACGCGCTGCAAACCCTGTACAAGGTCTTGTCGGACTGGTTCCCTTCCGCCGGGCGGCTGTCGCGGGGCGTGCAGGTCTGGAAAGGCGCCCGCCCCATGCTGCCGGACGGCCCGCCGGTGATCGGCGCCAGCGGCCGACCTGGCCTTTGGCTGAACCTGGGGCATGGCTCCAGCGGCTGGGCCTTGGCGTGCGGCAGCGCCCGCGTGCTGGCCGACCAGATTGCCGGGCGCCAACCCGAGATAGACACCGAAGGCCTGGGGCCGGATCGCCTGCGCTGAGCGCCGCTGCCGTGCCAAGGCGTCGAAGCAAGTTTGCTAAGCCTCAACAAGCCAGGATCAGAACCGGCCCTCGGTTGGGCGGGCTTGGTCGATCAGCCTCTCGCTGCACCCACCGGCCGACCCGTTTCGCGCTTTCAGCACCGGCCACGACGGCGCAGCCACGCATTGCCTCGCATGCACAATCGTCGCCATGCCGCACCTCTTGCGATTGGACACACCGCACGCGCTGCACAGCGTCGTCGCCACCCGCCGCGTTGAGGAACGCGCGGCGGCCCAGTTGCCGCCCAACACCCTGATGCAGCGCGCGGGCCTGGCGGTGGCGCGGCTGGCGATGGCGTTGGCGCCTCACGCCCGCACGATCTGGATCGCCTGCGGCCCCGGCAACAACGGCGGTGACGGGCTGGAAGCCGCCCTGCACCTGCAGCGCTGGGGGCGCACGCCCCACGTCACCTGGCTGGGCGATGCCGATCGCGCGCCCGCCGACGCCCGCGCGGCACTGGCGCGTGCGCTGGATGCGGGCGTGCAGCTGCGCGACCAGCCGCCTGCGGCTGACCGGCTTGGCGAGCAGGATGTGTGCATTGACGCCCTGCTGGGCATCGGCGCCGCGCGCCCGCCAGAGGGCCGCATGGCCCATTGGTTGGCGCACATGGCCCACAGCCCGGCGCTGCGCCTGAACGTGGATGTGCCCAGCGGGCTTGACGCCGATACCGGTTGCCTGCTTTCGCCCGACGCTACGCCTTTGATAGCTGCCAGCGCAGGCCACACCAGCGCCAGCGGCTTGTTTGGCACTGAAAGCCGAACCCATACGCTGAGCCTGCTCACCCTCAAGCCAGGGCTGTTCACCGCGCAGGGGCGCGACGCTTGCGGCACCCTCTGGTTCGACGATCTGATGGTGCCTCTGGGCGAAGAGCCCGCCACGGCCTGGCTGTCTGGCGCGCCCGCCACCGCGCACTATGCGCACGCCAGCCACAAAGGCAGCCGGGGCGACGTCGCCATCGTCGGCGGTGAAACCCTGCGCCCCGCCGCCAAGGGCGCGGTCAGCGCGGTCGATGCCTCGCACCCCGGCGCCACCGCCATGGCGGGCGCGGCCTTGCTGGCCGCCAGCGCCGCGCTGCACGGCGGCGCCGGGCGCGTATACGTGGGCCTGCTGGGCCAGCCGCAGATCGACTGCGATGTGGCGCAGCCCGAATTGATGTTTCGCGACCCGCAGGCGCTGCCGCGGGCCAGCCTGACGGTGGTGTGCGGCTGCGGCGGCGGCGCTTCGGTGGCCGCGCTGCTGCCCGCCATCCTGGCGCAGGCGCCGCGCCTGGTGCTGGATGCCGACGCACTCAACGCCATCGCCCATCGGCCCGACTTGGCCGCCGATGTGCGCCGAAGGGCGGACGGCAACTTGGCCACCGTGCTGACGCCGCACCCGTTGGAGGCCGCGCGGCTGCTAGGCACCACCACGGCCGAGGTGCAGCGCGACCGCCTCGCCGCAGCGCAGGCGCTGTCTGCGCGCATGGCGGCGGTGGTGGTCTTGAAGGGCAGCGGCACCGTGATCGCCGCGCCGGGCAAGGCGCCGCACATCAACCCCACGGGCAACGGCCTGCTGGCCACGGCGGGCACGGGCGACGTGCTGGCGGGTTTGACGGGGGCGCGACTGGCCGCGGGGCAGCCTGCGTTTCAGGCCGCGTGCGACGCGGTGTACCAGCACGGCGCGGCGGCAGACGCCTGGCCGCGCGGCCACGGCTTGACCGCCGGCGCGCTGGCCAAGTCGCTCGGTTAGCGGGCCGGCGGCGCGCGCCGCAGCCAGGGGCTGTTCAAGTACCGGTACCTAAGAACTGGGGGCGTTCAGCAGGTCAGCCGCGCCCCACAAACGGCATCTTGGTCGCCATCACGGTGTGGAAAAGCACGTTCACATCCAGCGGCAGGTTGGCCATGTACAGCACCGATCGGCCCACGTCGGCCACGTCCATCATCGGCTCTACGGCAATCTGGCCATTGGCCTGCGGCACACCCTTGGCCATGCGCGCGGCCAGTTCGGTCATGGCGTTGCCCACGTCGATCTGGCCCACGGCGATGTCCCACGGGCGGCCGTCCAGCGCGGCGGTCTTGGTCAGTCCCTTCACCGCGTGTTTGGTGGCCGTGTAGGCGGCCGAATTGGGCCGCGGCGTGGTGGCCGAGATCGAGCCGTTGTTGATGATGCGGCCGCCGCGCGGGCTTTGCGCCTTCATGGTGCGAAACGCCTGCTGCAGGCAGAAGAACATGCCGTTCAGGTTGACGTCGACCACCGCGCGCCATTGCTCAGGCGTCCAGTCTTCAAACGGGCCGGGCGGGTTGCTGAGCCCCGCGTTGTTGAACAGCAGATCGACGCGGCCAAAGCGCTCGACCGCCGCGGCAAACAGCGCTGCCACCGCACTGGCGTCGCTCACGTCGGCAGGAAACGGCATGGCGCGGTCGCCGGCGCCTGACTCGGCGGCCACGGCCTCGAGCGGCTCGCGCCGGCGCCCGGCCAGCACCACCTGCCAGCCGTCGTTCAAAAGCGCCAGCGCCGACGCGCGGCCAATGCCGCTGCCCGCGCCCGTGACGATGGCGGTGCGCGGCGATGGTGTGACTGCTGAATTCATGCGAATCTCAAATAAAAATGGCTTCCAGCGCAGGCTGCACCAGCGCTGACAGCTACACTAAAAATAGCAAACCGGAATTCACCCGAACCTCAATCGGGGCCGGCCGGCGCGCACCGGCGCCGATCGGCACCGGTGCACATCGCTCAACGCCGGGTCTTGCGCGGCTTGCTGCTCTTCTTGGCGCGGCCCGTCGCCTTCTTCAGGCTGGCCTTGAGTGCCTGGATAGGCGACATCGCCTGGCGCGACGGCCCTTCGCCATCGGCGCGCGGCGGGCGCGCCGCACGGCCGCCGGCTTTGGCCGACTTAGCCGACTTGGCTGGTTTAGCGGTATTGCCCGCACGGCCTTCGGCGGCGGCACTGCCGGCGCGATCGCGTGGGGGGCGCGCTGGCAGCTCGTCGTTTTCAGACACCATGCGGAAGTCGATCTTGCGACCGTCCAGATCCACCCGGCTGACCTGCACGCGCACCTTGCTGCCGATGATGTAGCGAATGCCGGTGCGTTCGCCGCGCAGCTCCTGGCGCACTTCGTCGAAGCGGAAATACTCGCCGCCCAACTCGGTGATGTGCACCAGCCCTTCCACGTGCAACTCGTTCAGCGTGACGAACAGCCCGAACGTGGTGACGGCCGTCACCGTGCCGTTGAACACCTCGCCGAGGTGCTCTTTCATGTACTTGCACTTCAGCCACGATTCGACGTCGCGGCTGGCCTCTTCGGCGCGGCGTTCGTTGGCGCTGCAGTGCAGGCCTGCGGCCTCCCAACCCAGCAGCTCTTCAGAGAGCCGTTTGGGCGGCGCGCCCTCGTCCCGCCTGCGCGAGGCGCTCTGCTTTTTCAAGCGGCGGGTCAGCTTCTCATGCGCCTCGCCGGGCGTGGGCAGATCGGGCAGCTGGTACTTGCGGTCCTGCAGGATCGCCTTGATGACGCGGTGCACCAGCAGGTCGGGGTAGCGCCGGATCGGGCTGGTGAAGTGCGTGTACGCCTCATACCCCAGGCCAAAATGGCCGCTGTTGGTGGGCGTGTAGATCGCCTGGCTCATCGAGCGCAACAGCATCATGTGGATCTGCTCGGCGTCGGGGCGGTCCTTGGTGGCTTCGGCGATGCGCTGGAATTCGCTGGGGTGCGGCTCGTCGCTGATCGACAGGCCCAGGCCCAGCGCCTTCAGGTAGGCGCGCAAAAGCTCCATCTTCTCGGGCGTGGGGCCCTCGTGCACGCGGAACAGGCCCGCGTGCTTGCTGCCCAGGATGTAGTCGGCGCTGGACACGTTGGCGGCCAGCATGCACTCTTCGATCAGGCGGTGCGCGTCGTTGCGGGTGCGCGGCTCGATCCGCTCGATGCGGCCCGATTCGTCCGCAATGATCTGCGTCTCTACCGTGTCGAAATCCACTGCCCCGCGGGCGTGGCGCGCCTTGAGCAAGGCGCGGAACACGTCATGCAGGTTCTCAAGGTCCTTCACGCGCGCCTTGCGCTTCGCCGCCTCGGGCCCGCGCGTGTTCGCCAGGATCGCGGCCACCTCGGTGTAGGTGAAGCGGGCATGGCTGTGCATCACCGCCGGGTAGAACTGGTAGGCGTGCACGTCACCGTTGGCCGTGACCAGCATGTCGCACACCATGCACAGGCGATCAACGTCGGGGTTCAGCGAACACAGGCCATTGCTGAGCTTTTCAGGCAGCATCGGGATGACGCGGCGCGGGAAGTACACGCTGGTGGCGCGGTCGTACGCGTCCACGTCGATCGGGCTGTTCGTCTTGACGTAGTGGCTGACATCGGCAATGGCCACCAGCAGGCGCCAGCCGTTGGGCTTCTTGCCCCGGCCGGTGACCACGGCGGGCTCGCAATACACCGCGTCGTCGAAGTCGCGTGCGTCTTCGCCGTCGATGGTGCACAGCGGCACGTCGGTCAGATCGACCCTGCCCGCCTTATCAGCCGGCCGAACGGTGTCAGGCAGCGCGCGCGCCTCGGCCATGGCGGGGGCAGAGAACTCGTGCGGCACGCCGTACTTGCGCACGGCGATCTCGATCTCCATGCCCGCGTCGTCGATGTCGCCCAGCACCTCACGAACCCGGCCGATGGGTTGGCCGTACAGGGCCGGCGGCTCGGTCAGCTCGACCACCACCACCTCGCCGGCCTTGGCCTCGCCAATGCCCTGCTTGGGAATCAGCACATCCTGGCCGTAGCGCTTGTCTTCCGGCGCCACCAGCCAGATGCCGCCTTCGTGCAACAGCCGCCCGATGATCGGGTGCGGCGGGCGCTGCACGATTTCCACCACGCGGCCCTCGGGGCGGCCGCGCTTGTCGTGGCGCACCACGCGCACCTTAACGTGGTCGCGGTGCAACACCGCGCGCATCTCGTTCGGGGGCAAATAGATGTCGGGAGAACCGTCATCTGGCGACACAAAACCGTGCCCGTCGCGGTGCCCTTGCACCACACCTTCAATTTCTTCCAGCCCGATGCTGGTTATGTTCGAATTTTTGATATAGAATCCTTGCTTGTCCTGATGCCCAGGTGGCGGAATTGGTAGACGCACTAGTTTCAGGTACTAGCGGGTAACTCCGTGGAGGTTCGAGTCCTCTCCTGGGCACCAAAGAGATGTTGGCATGAAGTCTGAACTTAACAGACCGAATGCCCTTAAGAAGCCACCTTAGGGTGGCTTTTTTCTTGCCCGCGCGTTGTTGCGCCGCCTTGTCGGCGCAGTTTGTTGGCAGGAAGCCACACCCGACACCCGCCTTGCCAAGCCTGTGCCCTGCGCGGCACACGGCCGCGCCAAGGTTCAGGCCAAGGGCAGACGACAAGCGCAGCGACAGCCTCACGCGGTCAGACCGGCACGGCCACCAGGTCGTGGCCTTGGGTACCGACGATGCGGGCGCGCGTGAACTCGCCCACCTTCAGCGTCTTGCTGATCTTCTCGGGCGGCAGCAGCTGCACCACCCCATCGATTTCCGGCGCGTCGGCGTAGCTGCGGCCCACGCCGCCTCTCCGCCCCTGCGCGGGTGCCGAATCCACCAGCACCTGCATGGTCGCGCCCACGCGTTCGCGCAGCTTTTCAGTGGAAACGGCCTCGGCCACTTCCATGAAGCGCGCGCGGCGTTCTTCGCGCACTTCGGGCGGCAGCATGCCTGGCAGCGCGTTGGCGGTGGCACCTTCCACCGGCGAATAGGCAAAGCAGCCCGCGCGGTCGATGCGCGCCTCGCGCACGAAATCAAGCAGGTGCTCGAACTCGGCCTCGGTCTCGCCCGGAAAACCGGCGATGAAGGTCGAGCGGATCACCAGTTCAGGGCACATTTCGCGCCAGCGGGCGATGCGCTCCAGATTTTTCTCGCCGCTGGCGGGCCGCTTCATACGACGCAGCACGTCCGGGTGGCTGTGCTGCAGCGGCACATCCAGGTAGGGCAGCACCCTGCCCTGCGCCATCAGCGGAACGATTTCATCCACGTGCGGGTACGGGTACACGTAGTGCAGGCGCACCCACGCGCCGTGCGGCTCGGCCAGCTCGGCCAGCTGCTGCACCAGATCGAGCATGCGCGTCTTGACGGGCCGCCCATCCCAGAAACCGGTGCGGTACTTCACGTCCACCCCGTAGGCCGAGGTGTCCTGGCTGATCACCAGCAGCTCTTTCACGCCGCCTTCGAACAGCGCCTTGGCTTCCTTCAGCACGTCGCCCACGGGCCGGCTGACCAGGTCGCCGCGCATCGACGGGATGATGCAGAACGTGCAGCGGTGGTTGCAGCCTTCGCTGATCTTCAGGTACGCGTAGTGGCGCGGCGTGAGCTTGAGGCCCGCCTCGCCAAACGCGCCGGGCACCAGGTCGATGAACGGGTCGTGCGGCTTGGGCAGGTGCTGGTGCACCGCGTCCATCACCTCTTGCGTGGCGTGCGGGCCCGTGACGGCCAGCACCGATGGGTGCAGTGATCGCACCAGGTTATCTGAGCCATTTTGGCCTTCAGCGCCCGCCGTACCAGCGCTGGCAGCTATCGTTTTTGCACCAAGGCAACCGGTGACGATGACTTTGCCGTTGACCGACAGCGCCTCGCCAATCGTGTCCAGGCTTTCCTTCACGGCTTCGTCGATGAAGCCGCAGGTGTTGACGATGACGAGGTCGGCCCCTTCAAACGTCTTGCTGGTGGCGTAGCCTTCGGCAGAGAGCTGGGTCAGGATCAGCTCAGAGTCGGTGAGCGCCTTGGGGCAGCCCAGCGAGACGAAGCCTACGCGGGGTGCTTCGGTCTTGAGTGCGGCCGCCGGCGCGGCATCGGTGGTGGTGGTCATGTTCTTTTCAGGTGGCGCGGCCAGACTTGGCGCTGGCTGGTTGCGCAGATTCGCAGCGGAAATCTCCGCCCCGACCGTGTGCTGTGCGGCGCAGCGGCACAAGGTGGCAGGGGCTGGATGGAATGGCCCAGCGTGCTGTAGGAAAGGCCAGGAAGGTCAGGGTGGGATGCGCACATTGGCGCAGATCGCGCGTTGCGCAGAATTTGAACGGGCCCTGATCGCCCGGCGCCACATGGGCCAACTGTCTTCGCTGCATCGCGTCGTAGTTGAAGCTGAGGCCTCGCGCCTTTTGCGCAAGGTGCAAGCAGCGTGCATTGTATGCGCTCAGCGCGTTGCGGGCGTCGGTACTGCGGCAAGGTACCCGCGCTGCCGATCATTCAGTGCATCGGCCCGGTCGGCAAGCGCTTCCTGGCGGCAGTGCGCCCGGCGCCCGGCACCCGGCATTCCTGCACGTCAGCGCCGCTTCAGCGCTTGAGGCCGAAAGCGCCCCACATTTGCTCGGTCTGCCGGTTCATCTGCTCCTGCATCTGCAGGAACATGTTCTTAGACTGCTCCAGGTAGTTGCCCATCACGCCCTGCATGAGGGGCGACTGCATGGTCAGGAACTGCGACCACATCTCGGGCGTAAGCCCCTTGGACTGGTCGGCCAGCTTGGCCTGGATTTCCATGAACGACTGGATGTTTTTCTCGAGGTAGCTGCCCATGAAGCCCTGCATCGCATGGCCATAGAAGCGAATGATGTTGGACAGCATTGCCTCGGTGAACATGGGCGAGCCGCCCGCCTCTTCTTCCAGAATGATTTGCAGCAGGATGCTGCGCGTGAGGTCTTCGCCGGTCTTGGCGTCGCGCACGGCGAAATGCTCGCGGCTCATGACCAGTTCGCGCACCTGGGCGAGCGTGATGTAGCTTGAGCTGGTGGTGTCGTACAGGCGCCGGTTGGGGTACTTCTTGATCACGCGCTCGGCCGTGGGAGGGGGGACCGCAGAGCCTTTGGGGGTCTTCGGCTCAGTGGAGGGCTTGCTACGGCTCATGTCGAACGAACGGGAAACTGCTGCATCGCCAAGGATTCTAGGTTGCTGCTGCGCCGCACCATGCACAGGCTTTCCCTGATGCGAGCAAGATTTTTCGCCATTTGGGTGCCGCCCGATCACCCGCTTTGTGAAGGGCCTTGGGCGGAGCGTTTTCACTCTACGCAAGCCATGCGACCTTCGGCGGCAGGCTGAGCAGGCGCGCCCGCTCAGCGTCCGTTAGCGGGCTTTAGCGCCCGTACAGCCAGGGCACGTCCATCAGGCGCGCGCCCATGACCCGCATCAAGGCGTCGCGCCCCAGGCGCATCAGGCCGGTGGAATGGAAGATTTGCCCGTTGCGGGCGGATCGCGCCTGCACGCGCGCGCAGCGCTCCCAGCGCGCCAGGGCATAACGCTTCAGCCGCGTGGGCACATCCACGGCGTCCATCGCCATGGCGCGCCCGAGCTCGGCCGCGTCCTCGATGGCCATGCCGGCGCCTTGGGCAAGAAACGGGCGCATCGGATGCGCGGCGTCGCCCGCCAAGGCCACCAGGCCGCGCGCCATCTGGTCGGCCCCGCGCACCGGTGGGCGATCGGCCAGCGCCCACAGGCGCCAGGTGGCGGCGTTCAGGCTGGCGCCGGGCGCGGCTTCCAGCAATTCCTGCAGCGGGGCACAGACTCGGCCCAGGGCGTGCATCAGATCGGCCTGGTTGGCGCCGTGGTCCCAGTCGTGGGCATCCGAGGGCGGCGCGCCTTCGACGATGGCCACCACGTTGGTCCACTCGCCGTGCCGCACGGGGTACTGCACGACGTGCACATGCGGGCCAAGCCATGCAGTGACCTGGTTGGCGCGCAGCGCAGGCGGCAAATCGGCGGTGCGCAGCATGGCGCGGTAGGCCAGATGCCCCGTGACGCGCGGCGGGCCATCCTTGATGAGCGCCTGGCGGATGGGGCTCCACACGCCATCGGCGGCCACCAGCACGTCGCCTTCCACTCGGTAGGTGGCGCCAATGGTCAGCGTGACGGCGCCTGCGGCGTCAGAGAAATCCGTGACCGGCTGGTTCAGATTCACGTGAATGCGCTCGTCGCGCATCGCCGCACGGGCCAGCGCGCGGTGCAGATCCGCCCGGTGCACGGTGACATAGGGCGCGCCGTAGCGTTCGATCGAGCGCGCGCCCAGCGGCAGCTGGCCCAGCACCTCGCCGGTCAGCGCGCTGCGGGCCTGCAGCTGCTCCGGAAAGGCGGCGACCACCTGCAGCTCGTCGCCCAGGCCCCAGTCGCGCAAGATGCCGGTGACGTTCGGCCCCAGCTGAACGCCCGCGCCCACCTCGCTGAACGCGGGGGCGCGTTCGTACAGGCGAACTTCACAACCGGCCCGCGCGCAGCCCAGCGCCGCGGCCAAGCCACCAATCCCGCCCCCTGCGATCAACACTTGCAATGCGCTCATGACCCCCGATTGTGCCGTGACGCGGTGCGCGCCCTGCACAGGGCGGCCGGGCATGATCCGCGCAGCGCGCAGGCTGCACCTGTCGATGCGCTCAGGGTCACAAGCGACGGGGCCACGCGCATCGGGCGGCGTGGCCGCAAAGACGTGCTGGGCGCGAACCGCCGTGGCGGAATTCGCGCAGCTGACGGACAGCCCCTTACGCTGTCAGATCGCAGCCAACGCTCTCAAACCAATAGCTCCCAGCGCCCTACCCGCCTGCGCTGGCGGCCAGTTGGATTCAAAAACTGGCG
This genomic interval from Ottowia oryzae contains the following:
- a CDS encoding FAD-dependent monooxygenase — protein: MSALQVLIAGGGIGGLAAALGCARAGCEVRLYERAPAFSEVGAGVQLGPNVTGILRDWGLGDELQVVAAFPEQLQARSALTGEVLGQLPLGARSIERYGAPYVTVHRADLHRALARAAMRDERIHVNLNQPVTDFSDAAGAVTLTIGATYRVEGDVLVAADGVWSPIRQALIKDGPPRVTGHLAYRAMLRTADLPPALRANQVTAWLGPHVHVVQYPVRHGEWTNVVAIVEGAPPSDAHDWDHGANQADLMHALGRVCAPLQELLEAAPGASLNAATWRLWALADRPPVRGADQMARGLVALAGDAAHPMRPFLAQGAGMAIEDAAELGRAMAMDAVDVPTRLKRYALARWERCARVQARSARNGQIFHSTGLMRLGRDALMRVMGARLMDVPWLYGR
- a CDS encoding NAD(P)H-hydrate dehydratase — protein: MPHLLRLDTPHALHSVVATRRVEERAAAQLPPNTLMQRAGLAVARLAMALAPHARTIWIACGPGNNGGDGLEAALHLQRWGRTPHVTWLGDADRAPADARAALARALDAGVQLRDQPPAADRLGEQDVCIDALLGIGAARPPEGRMAHWLAHMAHSPALRLNVDVPSGLDADTGCLLSPDATPLIAASAGHTSASGLFGTESRTHTLSLLTLKPGLFTAQGRDACGTLWFDDLMVPLGEEPATAWLSGAPATAHYAHASHKGSRGDVAIVGGETLRPAAKGAVSAVDASHPGATAMAGAALLAASAALHGGAGRVYVGLLGQPQIDCDVAQPELMFRDPQALPRASLTVVCGCGGGASVAALLPAILAQAPRLVLDADALNAIAHRPDLAADVRRRADGNLATVLTPHPLEAARLLGTTTAEVQRDRLAAAQALSARMAAVVVLKGSGTVIAAPGKAPHINPTGNGLLATAGTGDVLAGLTGARLAAGQPAFQAACDAVYQHGAAADAWPRGHGLTAGALAKSLG
- the phaR gene encoding polyhydroxyalkanoate synthesis repressor PhaR; protein product: MSRSKPSTEPKTPKGSAVPPPTAERVIKKYPNRRLYDTTSSSYITLAQVRELVMSREHFAVRDAKTGEDLTRSILLQIILEEEAGGSPMFTEAMLSNIIRFYGHAMQGFMGSYLEKNIQSFMEIQAKLADQSKGLTPEMWSQFLTMQSPLMQGVMGNYLEQSKNMFLQMQEQMNRQTEQMWGAFGLKR
- the rnr gene encoding ribonuclease R — translated: MEGVVQGHRDGHGFVSPDDGSPDIYLPPNEMRAVLHRDHVKVRVVRHDKRGRPEGRVVEIVQRPPHPIIGRLLHEGGIWLVAPEDKRYGQDVLIPKQGIGEAKAGEVVVVELTEPPALYGQPIGRVREVLGDIDDAGMEIEIAVRKYGVPHEFSAPAMAEARALPDTVRPADKAGRVDLTDVPLCTIDGEDARDFDDAVYCEPAVVTGRGKKPNGWRLLVAIADVSHYVKTNSPIDVDAYDRATSVYFPRRVIPMLPEKLSNGLCSLNPDVDRLCMVCDMLVTANGDVHAYQFYPAVMHSHARFTYTEVAAILANTRGPEAAKRKARVKDLENLHDVFRALLKARHARGAVDFDTVETQIIADESGRIERIEPRTRNDAHRLIEECMLAANVSSADYILGSKHAGLFRVHEGPTPEKMELLRAYLKALGLGLSISDEPHPSEFQRIAEATKDRPDAEQIHMMLLRSMSQAIYTPTNSGHFGLGYEAYTHFTSPIRRYPDLLVHRVIKAILQDRKYQLPDLPTPGEAHEKLTRRLKKQSASRRRDEGAPPKRLSEELLGWEAAGLHCSANERRAEEASRDVESWLKCKYMKEHLGEVFNGTVTAVTTFGLFVTLNELHVEGLVHITELGGEYFRFDEVRQELRGERTGIRYIIGSKVRVQVSRVDLDGRKIDFRMVSENDELPARPPRDRAGSAAAEGRAGNTAKPAKSAKSAKAGGRAARPPRADGEGPSRQAMSPIQALKASLKKATGRAKKSSKPRKTRR
- a CDS encoding D-amino acid dehydrogenase encodes the protein MKIAILGAGIVGVATAYELACDGHEVTVVERHASVAEGASFANAGVLAPGYVTPWAAPGMPGKVLRQLLTKHASVRVSRPLSGGDIAWMRRWLRACDADTYLANRARLQRLAFYSRQRLNEVAGRMAYDFDRSNGYMVLLRGDQEREMAQPGMALLRELGVAFHEITGAEARQIEPALNPDTPLAAAIFLPEDGVGNCRQFAVILRDAAQQMGVNFSFNTPVARIDTAQPATIYVANDPTAHHFDALVVCAGVQSPELLAPLGIRLPMRPVYGYSVSAHVPEPVFAPRSGVMDERYKVAISRMGQRVRVAGSAEIGGTPDATNQHALQTLYKVLSDWFPSAGRLSRGVQVWKGARPMLPDGPPVIGASGRPGLWLNLGHGSSGWALACGSARVLADQIAGRQPEIDTEGLGPDRLR
- the rimO gene encoding 30S ribosomal protein S12 methylthiotransferase RimO translates to MTTTTDAAPAAALKTEAPRVGFVSLGCPKALTDSELILTQLSAEGYATSKTFEGADLVIVNTCGFIDEAVKESLDTIGEALSVNGKVIVTGCLGAKTIAASAGTAGAEGQNGSDNLVRSLHPSVLAVTGPHATQEVMDAVHQHLPKPHDPFIDLVPGAFGEAGLKLTPRHYAYLKISEGCNHRCTFCIIPSMRGDLVSRPVGDVLKEAKALFEGGVKELLVISQDTSAYGVDVKYRTGFWDGRPVKTRMLDLVQQLAELAEPHGAWVRLHYVYPYPHVDEIVPLMAQGRVLPYLDVPLQHSHPDVLRRMKRPASGEKNLERIARWREMCPELVIRSTFIAGFPGETEAEFEHLLDFVREARIDRAGCFAYSPVEGATANALPGMLPPEVREERRARFMEVAEAVSTEKLRERVGATMQVLVDSAPAQGRRGGVGRSYADAPEIDGVVQLLPPEKISKTLKVGEFTRARIVGTQGHDLVAVPV
- the rpsB gene encoding 30S ribosomal protein S2 yields the protein MSVTMREMLEAGVHFGHQTRFWNPKMAPYIFGHRNKIHIINLEKSLPMFQDAQKVAKQLAAKRGTILFVGTKRQAREIVAEEARRCGMPYVEQRWLGGMLTNFKTVKTSIKRLKDMKAQQEAGLESMSKKEQLMFSREMQKLERDIGGIQDMNVLPDAIFVIDVGFHKIAVSEAQKLGIPLIGVVDTNHNPDGIDYVIPGNDDSAKAVTLYARGMADAVLEGKANAVNDVVKAVQAEGDDEFVEVEEGQASA
- a CDS encoding SDR family oxidoreductase, which translates into the protein MNSAVTPSPRTAIVTGAGSGIGRASALALLNDGWQVVLAGRRREPLEAVAAESGAGDRAMPFPADVSDASAVAALFAAAVERFGRVDLLFNNAGLSNPPGPFEDWTPEQWRAVVDVNLNGMFFCLQQAFRTMKAQSPRGGRIINNGSISATTPRPNSAAYTATKHAVKGLTKTAALDGRPWDIAVGQIDVGNAMTELAARMAKGVPQANGQIAVEPMMDVADVGRSVLYMANLPLDVNVLFHTVMATKMPFVGRG